From Malus sylvestris chromosome 1, drMalSylv7.2, whole genome shotgun sequence:
TGGGTTGCTGGTATATGAATATGGAAGCTGCCACGAAAACTTAtatctaaaaaaattatattcctATTTGCCTTGCTTTATATAATACAGGCGAAAACCTTGCATAAAGATATTTTTATAATAAGGGTGTGCTATGCGCAACGACACAATATAACATGCGACATTAATTTTAACAATATACTAATTCATGTCAAACGTTTTTTATATTATCGTATATAAAGCTTTACTTCAATGACGAAAAATAATCATATTTATGTACTTTGTTTCTTATTTGATGCCCACCTGCTCAAATAAAGAGTAGACTTTTCTAATCATTTGAGCTCATCCTGGGATTGGGAATAAATAGAAGTAGATGGAAACATGGAAGCTGCTAAGAAAAGTACAAGAAGTTGCCTTCCTTGTTTGGGTTTTCTTGGAAAAATACTTCCCCACCGAAACCAACAAAAAGATAACGAATTTGTTTGGTGCCAATGAGACCAAAATATAACAACTGTAAATTTAGTATGAAAACACTTTAGGAGTTTAATTAGAGAAATAAATTCTTCATTAATCTACTTGTCGTGCTACATTTAATTTTTCGTTGTGAATCTCGTTTGATACTCTTTTCTCATTACAAAGTTACCAACTTAACCAAGGAGCTTCTATATAAGCCTTTGTATAGAGATTATCTTACACGAGATGGAGCTAGCGTTCGGTCGGATGTGATTAAAATATAGAGAATCTCATACTAATTTcgaatatatatttttcttgtaAACTAGATTTAGCTAAATTAGCTAGAGTAATGTGCTCCACCTTCTTAGCCAAATTCAAATCTCTCTGTCTATTTTTCAAAGGTAAACTACAGCTTGACTCTATAAACTATTAGTCTATTACCCCAGTTGAAATTGAcattctaaattattttttgtaaattaaCCCCCTAAACCATTTGAAATCAGTTAGTTAAACCATCACCGTATAGTTCGATGAAAATTTCGTCAACTTTGTTAGAAAGTACCGGCACGATTTTACTCTCAAGAATAAATCACATGCCAGTATTTGAAGATAAAGTAGataaatttcattaaaatttaatgatgatggattaattagctaatttctAATAATTCAAAGCCAAAGAAAATAGATCAAGAGATCAGTTTCAAGCGAGTAATAATTCAAGGGTTAAACgacaaattttcatttttttaacggAGTGAAAGACTTCATCAAAGTCTCCTTGGAACGTTCATAGATTCTtcttaatctctctctctctctctctctctctctctctctctctctctctatatatatatatatatatatatagacacacacacacatatacatatatacaaacacagacacacaaacacatatacatatatacaaacacacacacacacacaaattggtGGGAACTACAAAGGGCCGAAGCCCAAAGGCCCAAAACACAACACTCTACTTGCGTCGACTTCGATAAGTTTTTTCCTCTTACTTTCGCTACATTTTTTCTAGATCCTTCCATCTCCTCTCTCTCCAACTCTCAGTCCACGCTGACGGTTGCTCCTCCGCCCATGGCTTCCGATCTCGAACAGCGTGCCAAGGAGGCGTTCATGGACGACCACTTCGAATTGGCCGTCGACCTCTACACCCAGGCCATCGCTCTCAACCCCCAGAGCGCCGAGCTCTACTCCGACCGCGCCCAGGCCAACATCAAAGCCGGCAATCTCACTGGTACCCTCTTTTCCTCTTGTAATTTCGTGAATACCCGTTTCTTTTTTTTACTTGTTTGGTTCCCAAGAAATCCCGAGAAAATACTCGATTGGATTTTCTAATTCTCTTTATCTGTTGTGGGTTTTTTGTTGTTATCAGAGGCTGTTGCGGATGCGAACAAGGCGATTGAGTTCGACACGTCATTGTACAAAGCGTATTTTCGAAAAGGGTGAGTTCGAATGCACAACACCGATAACCCGTAATTATATTTGTTGTTTTTGAGCACCTGTTTGTATTGGATACTGAAAAGAGTGTAACTTTTAATTGAAATTTTAGGTCTGTAATCTAATAGGGTGTTAAATTTTGCCTAAATCTTGCAACCATCAACTCGAAAGTCTATAAAGGTCGTGCTGATCCTCCGTTATCGTTGTGGATCATTCGCCTTTTGCGAAAGGGAAAGGATTATACTGCTAATTCTAAGTGTTTCGAAActttggatttttgtttttggccaAAACCTTGGAGGGCTCATTTCTAGGGTATTGTGTAGTCCGTTCATGAAACTCGTTATGTATTGCGTGTAGGGTTTGATAAGTTATGTTCTGCACCGGGAACATGTCATTGCTAATGTCACAGATTGTTTTACGATTTGTGTTCTTTGCTGTTGATGGCTACAGAATTGCCTGCATCAAGCTCGAGGAATATCAGACTGCAAAGGCGGCCCTGGAAACCGGTGCTCCTTTGGCCCCGCAGGAGACAAGATTTGCTAGTTTGATAAAAGAGTGTGATGAGAAAATTGCAGGTGTGTTGTTTGACTGTTACAAGTTTGCACCTTTTTAGTAATTCATGTAATGACGGGCCTTTCTCACGGTTAGATGTTTAGCTTTCTTATACAGTGGAATTTTTTTGGTAATGGGGGCATCTAAGGAAATCATTGTTATAGAAATTACTCTTTCTCATGCAGTTGATCCTCTTTATCTTATTTAACTGTTTCATGTCCGATCAGAGGAAACTATTGTTCTACCAACACCTCCAGTGGAGAAAGACATTACAGAGAATGTTATACCTGAAAAAGATGTTGAGCCTGTGAGTCAACCTTCCAATCAGGTGACCGTAGCAACTGTCAAACCAAAATACAGGTTAGTCGAGATCAATTTAATTTCTGTTGCCGGAAGTGTTTTAGTTTCATATTTTTAAGGAGCATCACCAAAACATTCTGTTTGCAGTTTTTTTGTTATTGCTTTTCATCTTTTTGTACTGTCTGTATTGAAGCTCCGAGATATCTATGCATGCTTGGGTAATACCCTCTTATTTGCTTTATGTATTGTATCCTTACTCCATGGTCATTGAGATGCATGATTTGGTGGAAATTTTTTATGTAGGCATGAATTCTACCAGAAGCCAGAAGAAGGGGTTGTGACTATATTCGCCAAGGGCATACCGGCCAAAGATGTTCATGTTGACTTTGGTGAACAAATAGTATGATTCTCATTGATTCAAtgcttctttttattatttgttctcAGTGATCTCATAGTTTTCTAGAACTTACGGCTGATGAATCACTTTTTCTGGGTATTGTCAATTGTGTACAAGTTTTACGGCTGATGAATCACTTTTATTGGTTGTTTCCAGCTAAGTGTTAGCATCGATGTTGCTGGTGAAGATACATATCATTTTCAACCTCGCTTATTTGGAAAGGTATTGCACCAATTCTATGTTGCTgaggtttttctttttgtttataacgAGGATATATACAGAAAATTAAAGCAAAACACGCATGCCTGTttccaatttttattttcaaataattgGCAGTATCGTATCCTTTGCATTTAATCTGGCCCCAGTAGTTGGTATCCTTTTGAGCCATTGGCTGATTTTATATATGCATTATAGAAGGCTTACATTTTCGAACAAAAAATAACTGTGAGCTTTGGTGGTTGCAAACAGATAATACCTGAAAAATGCAGGTTCGACGTTCTCTCCACCAAAGTTGAAATTCGCCTGGCTAAAGCTGAACCGATACAGTGGGCATCTCTTGAATTCAGCAAGGACAGCCTTGTTCCATTTAGGGGCAGTGGCCCAGGTATGTTAATCTGTTTGCAACCCTCTGATTCTAAAACTAGATTAGAAATTAGCTACTTAAAGGGGTTAACTGTCAACAGTTGTTGGAGCGCCAAGGCCATCCTACCCATCCTCAAAACCAAAAAGGGACTGGGATAAGCTGGAGGCTCAAGTGAAGAAGGAGGTTTGCTCGTAACCCAGTTAGTTGATTTGACATTATAGTTGCATATTTCAATTCACGATACTTACTCCGATACATTGTGATTCcaggaaaaagaagagaagcTTGATGGTGATGCAGCTCTGAACAAATTCTTCCAGGACATATACAAGGATGCTGATGAGGACACAAGAAGGGCGATGAGAAAATCTTTTGTAAGACATTTTCGTATCTTGTATTGTGATATCCAGTAAAATTCATAATTCCTCACCATGAAAGATTCGGGTGGAACCACCATGGTCTTGGGAGTAAAATCAGCGTACTTTATATTGACTTGCATCTTGCATCGTTGTGTTTGTACTGTACAGGTGGAGTCAAACGGGACAGTGCTTTCCACAAACTGGAAAGAAGTGGGAAACAAAAAGGTTGAGGGAAGTGCTCCCGACGGcatggagatgaagaaatgggAGTTCTAGACAGTTGCTGAATTCTTGTACTAGTTGGAACTCGGATGATATGCTTTTTTTGCTTGTAACCTATTTGGTGTGTGATTTTGTTGGTTGGGACAGAATGATTAGTTTCCAATTAGTCTTTGGCACTACTCTGGCTGTGTGGGTGATGACTCTCTCTCTTTTGAAATCAGCCAGAATTGGTTTATTTTCTCCTGTGTTTTGCTTGTGCGTTGTACAATCGAAACCGATCCTGtctggacgaatttgaagtgttTAATACTTATTTGCTTTGTTCTTGCCTTGATCATCTTCTGGTTTTGCCGAGTTCGGCTTTAACTCGTGCGGCCGGCGAGTCCTCGGTATGACGATGTGCGAAAGAGTGGTGCTATTCACGCTCCTTTTATTTCTCTTCAtctagggtttttatcacagtTGGTTTGTGAAATTAGctggaaaagaaaattgggtAAAGCGATTCAAATTTGGGTGTTGAGCAAGAGTGCAGAGCACTCTGCTTTAGCTAACTTGGCTAAGTGGTGCGGTGATGCACCTAAACTTTTGATTTATCAAAAAAGAAAACTTGTCAATGTATATTCTCTTTTGATACAATCAATCAAGTGGTTAACATAAACAAGCAGTGGCAGTTGGCGAATTTTCTTAACCGACAACAACAATACCTATGCACTCTGGTGCGAATTCGATTTGCACCGATCCCCTCCCCATAACATTAATAATTTAACTCACTAATGCTATGTTTGTAAAAGAAACCGTAAACGAGCAatacatattttacaaaaaattaaactGAAGTTAAATTCTAAAGCATAGCATAAAACATAGCGTTCGACCCTCACTGACGAAAACGCTGCGTTCGACGATCTGATGGTTTCCTGCTACCTGTAAGTTCTGTGGTATCACTATCGTCCTCTCTAAAATCTGATCATTTTTTCTGTTTCTTTGGTCTGCGAGTGCGACGGCGAGTTCGGAAAATACGATCAATCAGTCCGATCGGATTCCGATTTCGAAATTTGAAATCCGGCGAAGCAGGAATATCACCGAGAAATGCAATTCTTCGGAGGAACGGAGATAAGCCCGTCGCTGCCGGCGTCGACGGCGTCGGGGAACAACGGGCACATGATGTACGTATTCAACCGCAACGGCGTCTGCTTGCTCTACCGCGAGTGGAATCGGCCGCTCCACACCCTGAACCAGCAGCAGGATCACAAGCTAATGTTCGGGCTCCTCTTCTCCCTCAAGTCCCTAACCGCCAAGATGGACCCCACCACGCCGGACAAGGCCAACCTCGGCGTCCCTCAGCTCCCCGGGCAGGGCTGCTCCTTCCACAGCTTCCGCACCAATACCTACAAGCTCACTTTCATGGAGTCCCCTTCTGGCattaaggttttttttcttcttctcaattTTATCAGAAAAGTTTATCAATTTTTGCAAATCATTGGCATTCGGATCTAGAAATTGATAAATATGGGTTTGGATTTTGATTGGAATTAAAGGTTTTGCTGATTCTGGTGGCAATTTGCTCGTACTAGATCTACCCGTTTAGCAATTTAGATTCCTGAACTTGAATTTGTGCTTAGCTTGGCAATTAGCAATTTCGATGTGTCTCGTTGTTTATGCTGAACTTCGTAATCGTATGATAATTCTTAATGCAATTTTAATGTGCTAGAAAAAGATTTTTAATTGATGTGCTCTGATTTCTGTTTTCGGTGTGCAGATTATATTGGTTACACATCCTAGAACTGGTGACTTGAGGAAGTCTCTGAAGTACATTTACAACTTGTATGTCGAGTATGTTGTGAAGAACCCGCTCTACACTCCCGGTACTCCGATCAGGTAACTGACTCTTTTCTCGTCATTATAATGTAGTGAATACTAATCTTCAGTTCTTCACACGGAGAAGTTTCAAGTGATAGGTCATAAATAGTTATTTGTGTTCTCACAGGGAGAAGTTTCGTAGATAGTAATCCCTGCTACATGAATATATATTAAACTTTTTCCTGTTTTCTTTTTACGCTGATGCATCGTGTTGGGTTGGTCaagtaaaaaaattagaaagatgCAACTAATGATAAAGAAAATGTGTCCTTAAATATTGTGTTGCGTGTCGATGTGTCTTGATATTCTGTATATGCAACATGTGTATTTGAATTCTTTTGATGGCTTAGGCATCGTAGATACGTCATGTATTCCTGAGTCGTTGATGTCTTGATACTAAAACAATTTCTTTTTTCCGTCAAACTCTAGAAAGGCTTGTAATGTCTTGCGATTGCTTTTTTAAGTGATttcaatacaggtttcaactgTACTGTCACTGTGTGGTTATATACTTTGTAAGGTTTTCACACAATCGGAAAGGGGTCTTGAGTTGCAGAGTAATTGAGTGATTTTCCTTGTAGGTGTGAGCTATTCAACACAACTCTTGACCAATACGTCAGGAGCATTTCATAGAAGGAAAAGGGAAGTGCATTGGAAAGTTTCACCTATAGGTGTTCTGCTTCGATACTAAATCATGTCTAGGCTTCTTTTCTGCCCACATCTATTCTTACCCTGGACCGAAGCCAATGGACATTTGGGTTCATTCAGAATGTAGGTTATTGAATGTACCATGTAGTGGATATTTTCTGCAACTTGACTCTAAGAGTTTTACAATGAGATACGAGTGTACATTTTCATCCGTGTGGACTTGATGTGTTCAATGTCATCATGTAGTGTCCTATTTGGTTATGACAAATTGATTTAATGTATTGTTGGAAGCATGATTTGTTAATTGTCAACAGTTACTgattaatttgtttggtttttcttaTCAATTTTAGTGTCTCTATGCCTCTTGCCGTAGGCGTCAATTAGTCTATTGGAATAGAACTCTGTAGTTTCCTATTGTTTTTTCGGATATCATGTATGTTGCGAACCAGTGTTTGACCTTTGTAGAAGATGCGGAATTGCGATGATACTGTTATTAGTGGTGAAACTGTAATCTTTTGGTATATTGTTAGTGTCTCCGGAGATGCTTAGAAATATTATTCACTTTCCTTTTGAGGTTTGCAGCTAACAAATTTGTAAGATTAAGGATCCACAGGGCTACAATTTCCTTTACCCATCTCCACCAATTGGCCGCTTGGTGGCCATGGTAGAACCAGGCAAGCTAGATCAACTCCATCTCCGTCAGACTGCACGCCACCCCCCGCCCCCTTCCTGCGCAGGCACCACCTCAGGCACCATCTCTTTCCCTTCCTCACCTCTCCTcccaaccacaaaacacaccatTATCAGCGGGGATAGATCATAGATTGTCGCTGCACAAAATGGTTGAGCTAAACTTCATTTGGTGTTCCTTGCCGGTATGACTGACTTTTTGCTAGCAAATTACCAAGTTTTTCTTATAGGTACCCCTATTATTTTGAGCAAATTTTATTTCTTGGTGAAGATGAAATGATTGAAATGGAAAAGATTGATTTATGGACCAAAATAATTATTCGCAACCGCAATGGGAGAGTTTAATTGCCATTCCATTCCGTACAAGGGTTTTGTAATTCAGTTGATTAAGAGCATTCACTATTGCTCCCTTGTTTTCGAGTTCACTTCCTCCCCTCCTCAAAAAATGTCATTGGtgttggacaaggattgtctgccctccttgttcccgtgccctcttatgccctcttgttttgtgtggttacggttaaaccacgttaacattttatattgttttttttatagagataataagacgaaaatgaatagtaatataaaatgttgatgtggcttaatcgtgaccacacaaacataAGGGCATAAGGGCATGGGAGGGCACGGGAAcaaggagggcaaacaatccttgtccattggTGTTTGGTAACGATTGGATTGGAAAAGGGTAACGACTATGACAAGATACAAGCGGGTATATATCCATGTTCCTACAGAAAATTAGCGGCAATTGATATGTGACAAATGAGTTTTATTAGCAACTTACAGCGTTCGAGGTTCAAATCCTTCCTCTTCTCATCATTTTAGTGTAGTAATACCgcttgtactaaaaaaaatggtGAGCTTAGTACGCCACGTTTTGGTGTGGGAAACagatgcaaaaaaaaataaaatgcaacaaGGTGCAAAACTCAGTAATATGCAAGGGTACCACCAATCCAATGACTTAAATTTCACAAGTGAAAGACCAAAAGAACAGAAGAAAGAATGCAAATGGAAACTGAAAGCTATGAATGTTCTAACACATTGACATCTACAAACTTTGCAGCAAGGGAAACAAAATCCGGCtgttggagagagagaggcgtCCTCGTTCAAGTTTTGCTTCCAAATTCCGATTCCAGACCGCCCCTCCGATCCTTCCGTCTTCTCCGTCGTCCTTTCGGAGTTGGAACCAAGGAGACTTTCAAGTGATGTTCACATATTCCTTCTTCCGTCGTCCGATTAGGCTTCTAAATGAAAGCATATGTACATGTACATGAATATTTTTGAGTGACAACATAGTTTACCAACCAC
This genomic window contains:
- the LOC126616867 gene encoding protein SGT1 homolog, producing MASDLEQRAKEAFMDDHFELAVDLYTQAIALNPQSAELYSDRAQANIKAGNLTEAVADANKAIEFDTSLYKAYFRKGIACIKLEEYQTAKAALETGAPLAPQETRFASLIKECDEKIAEETIVLPTPPVEKDITENVIPEKDVEPVSQPSNQVTVATVKPKYRHEFYQKPEEGVVTIFAKGIPAKDVHVDFGEQILSVSIDVAGEDTYHFQPRLFGKIIPEKCRFDVLSTKVEIRLAKAEPIQWASLEFSKDSLVPFRGSGPVVGAPRPSYPSSKPKRDWDKLEAQVKKEEKEEKLDGDAALNKFFQDIYKDADEDTRRAMRKSFVESNGTVLSTNWKEVGNKKVEGSAPDGMEMKKWEF
- the LOC126616877 gene encoding uncharacterized protein LOC126616877 isoform X1 — translated: MQFFGGTEISPSLPASTASGNNGHMMYVFNRNGVCLLYREWNRPLHTLNQQQDHKLMFGLLFSLKSLTAKMDPTTPDKANLGVPQLPGQGCSFHSFRTNTYKLTFMESPSGIKIILVTHPRTGDLRKSLKYIYNLYVEYVVKNPLYTPGTPIRATISFTHLHQLAAWWPW
- the LOC126616877 gene encoding uncharacterized protein LOC126616877 isoform X2; this encodes MQFFGGTEISPSLPASTASGNNGHMMYVFNRNGVCLLYREWNRPLHTLNQQQDHKLMFGLLFSLKSLTAKMDPTTPDKANLGVPQLPGQGCSFHSFRTNTYKLTFMESPSGIKIILVTHPRTGDLRKSLKYIYNLYVEYVVKNPLYTPGTPIRCELFNTTLDQYVRSIS